Proteins co-encoded in one Christiangramia fulva genomic window:
- a CDS encoding MFS transporter, with translation MADAMGNSFLIVVLPLYIASNGVGGENFGLSVSFITGLVLGLFGLISSFAQPLVGRLSDKAGKRKLFAVGGLLLFSIANASYTYADTYLSIILVRSAQGLAAALTITSSVALVSEVSVEENRGNNMGIYNTLRLVGFGAGPLLSGLLLENGPYKLPFFGKTDGFNTTFIIASLGAVISMLLVALFVHDQNTEKSNEPIIFRILSKDKSHWLDPIFALGLATFVMSFGFSILSPIETETNQRLTQGAFMFSLEFSAMIGALAIFQPLIGKASDKYGRRIFIFIGLLCLIPFTFFQGLATQPWHLILFRALQGISAAMVFSPALALAGDLAEKGQTGSRLAVVTMAFGLGISLGAFVSGYTIRFGYIAPFIIGAVMAALGSLIVYTQVPKRNPQKNQN, from the coding sequence ATGGCCGATGCCATGGGCAATTCTTTTTTGATTGTAGTACTCCCTTTGTACATTGCCAGCAATGGTGTTGGCGGTGAAAATTTTGGACTTTCTGTTTCTTTTATCACCGGACTTGTCCTGGGGCTTTTTGGCTTGATTAGCAGTTTCGCACAACCTTTAGTAGGCCGATTATCTGATAAAGCCGGGAAGCGAAAACTCTTTGCCGTGGGTGGTCTCCTCCTATTTTCCATCGCCAACGCATCTTATACCTATGCCGATACCTACTTAAGCATCATTCTGGTAAGGAGCGCCCAGGGCCTTGCTGCCGCTCTTACTATTACTTCCAGCGTCGCCCTGGTAAGTGAAGTTAGCGTGGAGGAAAATAGAGGTAATAATATGGGTATCTATAATACTCTACGGCTGGTTGGTTTTGGTGCCGGACCTTTACTGAGCGGATTACTTTTAGAAAACGGACCTTATAAGCTTCCTTTCTTCGGAAAAACTGATGGTTTTAATACAACTTTTATCATTGCTTCACTTGGGGCAGTAATTAGTATGCTGCTGGTAGCACTTTTTGTTCATGATCAAAATACAGAGAAATCAAATGAACCTATTATTTTCAGGATTCTTTCGAAAGATAAAAGCCACTGGCTTGACCCGATTTTTGCTTTAGGCCTGGCAACTTTTGTTATGAGTTTTGGTTTTTCCATTTTGTCTCCTATTGAAACTGAAACAAATCAAAGACTAACCCAGGGAGCTTTCATGTTTTCCCTGGAATTTAGCGCGATGATAGGAGCTCTGGCCATATTTCAACCTTTGATAGGGAAAGCAAGTGACAAATATGGAAGGAGAATCTTTATTTTTATTGGCCTACTCTGCCTGATTCCCTTTACTTTTTTCCAGGGACTGGCAACCCAACCATGGCATCTCATTCTTTTCAGGGCTTTACAGGGCATCAGTGCTGCCATGGTGTTTTCTCCCGCATTGGCCCTGGCCGGAGATCTCGCCGAAAAAGGACAAACCGGCTCCCGACTCGCCGTAGTAACGATGGCTTTTGGTTTAGGTATTTCTTTGGGAGCTTTTGTTTCCGGCTATACCATTCGATTTGGATACATAGCGCCCTTCATCATTGGTGCGGTCATGGCCGCCCTGGGAAGTTTAATTGTCTATACCCAGGTACCAAAAAGGAATCCGCAAAAAAACCAGAATTGA
- a CDS encoding 4Fe-4S dicluster domain-containing protein codes for MAIVITDECINCGACEPECPNTAIYEGADDWRYADGTDLEGNVVLPNGKEANAEEAQEPVSDEIYYIVPDKCTECKGFHEEPQCAAVCPVDCCVPDEDHVETEEELLAKQRFMHNQD; via the coding sequence ATGGCAATTGTTATAACCGATGAGTGTATAAACTGTGGCGCGTGCGAACCGGAATGCCCGAACACCGCTATTTATGAAGGAGCAGATGACTGGAGGTATGCTGACGGTACTGATCTTGAAGGGAATGTTGTTCTTCCTAACGGAAAGGAAGCTAATGCCGAAGAGGCGCAGGAACCTGTAAGTGATGAAATTTATTATATCGTTCCCGATAAATGTACCGAATGTAAAGGTTTTCATGAAGAACCTCAATGTGCCGCTGTATGTCCAGTAGACTGCTGTGTGCCTGATGAAGATCACGTGGAAACCGAAGAAGAACTCCTGGCCAAGCAGCGTTTCATGCACAATCAGGATTAA
- a CDS encoding carboxypeptidase-like regulatory domain-containing protein: MEKSAIISKGRWTPLFLLALMLFFSFAIVAQEQKEYVEYKGEVVNDRNGRSISSAYLALNNSNISTITNSDGEFSLKVPKDLTVATVTISVLGFQSKTLPLNYFKSEDTEIRLAETVEELAEVNLYQATNAKLLVEEMLSKKDENYLSDQSLMTSFYRETIKKGWSNVSLSEAVVKIYKTPYNSPKKDLVTLYKARKSTDYDKLDTIALKLRGGPFNTLYLDMMKYSEYVLRPQMVDSYNFKMDEPTKINDRYTYVVDFAELDRSDPWYYGKLFIDAETSTLVKAIYSLNVDDRDAAAAMFVKKKPGGSKVYPIELNYEVDYAQNNGKWHYAYGRAQMEYVVNWKKKIFNSRYKINSEMVVTNWEKYSGDDWKKRNDLIHPNIVMVDDVSGFSDTEFWGSNNIIEPEKSIQNAIDKIKRKIDRQ, encoded by the coding sequence ATGGAAAAGTCAGCAATCATTTCTAAAGGGCGTTGGACTCCTCTTTTCTTACTTGCTCTAATGCTCTTCTTTTCCTTCGCAATCGTTGCCCAGGAACAAAAGGAGTATGTAGAATATAAAGGAGAGGTGGTCAACGACCGAAACGGAAGGTCAATATCTTCCGCTTACCTTGCACTCAACAACAGTAATATTTCTACCATCACCAATTCTGATGGAGAATTCTCGCTCAAAGTGCCAAAAGATCTTACAGTGGCGACAGTTACAATATCGGTACTTGGTTTCCAAAGTAAAACCCTTCCGCTCAATTATTTTAAATCTGAAGATACCGAAATCAGGCTTGCAGAAACAGTAGAAGAACTTGCCGAAGTAAATCTCTACCAGGCCACCAATGCTAAGTTGCTGGTAGAAGAAATGCTATCCAAGAAGGATGAAAACTATCTGTCAGATCAAAGTCTTATGACTTCCTTCTACCGGGAAACCATCAAAAAAGGCTGGAGTAATGTCAGCCTTTCCGAAGCGGTGGTGAAAATTTATAAAACACCATATAATTCGCCCAAAAAAGATTTGGTAACGCTTTATAAGGCGCGAAAAAGCACAGATTATGATAAACTAGATACTATTGCTTTAAAACTTCGTGGCGGCCCATTCAATACACTTTATCTTGATATGATGAAGTATTCGGAATATGTGCTTCGCCCTCAAATGGTAGATAGTTATAATTTCAAAATGGATGAACCCACCAAGATCAACGATCGTTACACTTATGTTGTTGATTTTGCAGAACTTGATCGTTCTGATCCCTGGTATTATGGCAAACTCTTTATAGACGCCGAAACTTCTACCCTTGTAAAGGCAATTTACAGCTTAAATGTTGATGACCGGGATGCCGCAGCAGCAATGTTTGTAAAAAAGAAACCAGGAGGTTCCAAAGTTTATCCTATTGAACTTAATTACGAGGTAGATTATGCTCAAAATAACGGTAAATGGCATTATGCCTATGGGCGCGCTCAAATGGAGTATGTGGTGAACTGGAAAAAGAAAATATTTAATTCCAGGTATAAAATCAATAGCGAAATGGTGGTTACCAACTGGGAGAAATACAGTGGTGACGACTGGAAAAAACGAAATGATCTCATTCATCCTAATATCGTAATGGTAGATGATGTCTCCGGTTTTTCAGATACCGAATTCTGGGGAAGCAATAATATAATTGAGCCGGAAAAATCTATACAGAATGCTATAGATAAGATCAAGAGAAAAATAGATAGGCAGTAA
- a CDS encoding D-2-hydroxyacid dehydrogenase — protein sequence MKVLANDGISQSGIDMLENKGFEVTVKKVAQEQLKDYINKNEVNVLLVRSGTKVRKDIIDNCPSLKIIGRGGVGMDNIDVDYARKKGIKVINTPAASSSSVAELVFAHLFGGVRSLYHSNRNMPLEGDSKFKELKKSYAGGVELRGKTLGIIGFGRIGREVAKIALGIGMKVIASDNVVGEAEIELEFYNHQSIKIPIKTEPVAQLIKHSDFITLHVPAQEKPIIGKKEIEKMKDGVAIINAARGGVLDEEALLEAIETGKVSFAALDTYENEPSPAIKLLMNENVSLSPHIGAATKEAQERIGVELAEQIISILKKEKA from the coding sequence ATGAAAGTACTCGCGAACGATGGAATATCGCAAAGTGGTATAGACATGCTCGAAAATAAAGGCTTTGAAGTTACTGTTAAAAAAGTCGCCCAGGAACAACTAAAAGATTATATCAACAAGAATGAGGTTAATGTCCTGTTAGTTAGAAGTGGCACCAAAGTTCGAAAAGATATAATTGATAACTGCCCTTCCCTCAAGATCATTGGCCGTGGCGGTGTTGGAATGGACAATATCGATGTAGATTATGCCCGTAAGAAAGGCATAAAGGTTATCAATACTCCGGCCGCATCTTCAAGTTCGGTGGCCGAACTCGTTTTTGCTCATCTTTTCGGTGGCGTTCGTTCTCTTTATCATTCTAACCGTAATATGCCTTTAGAAGGAGATTCAAAATTTAAGGAACTTAAGAAATCTTATGCCGGCGGTGTTGAATTACGTGGGAAAACTTTGGGGATTATTGGTTTTGGAAGGATTGGGCGCGAAGTCGCTAAAATTGCCCTTGGTATTGGCATGAAAGTTATCGCCAGTGATAATGTAGTTGGCGAAGCTGAAATTGAACTGGAATTCTATAACCATCAAAGCATTAAAATTCCTATTAAGACTGAACCCGTAGCTCAGCTTATAAAACATTCCGATTTTATTACCCTGCATGTACCGGCTCAGGAAAAACCAATCATCGGCAAAAAGGAAATCGAAAAAATGAAAGACGGGGTGGCTATCATCAACGCTGCGCGCGGTGGTGTTTTAGATGAAGAAGCTTTGCTGGAAGCCATTGAAACCGGAAAAGTTTCTTTTGCTGCGCTGGACACTTATGAAAATGAGCCTTCCCCGGCTATAAAACTTCTGATGAATGAGAATGTGTCATTAAGTCCGCATATAGGAGCGGCAACCAAAGAAGCCCAGGAACGTATTGGGGTTGAACTGGCCGAGCAGATCATTTCCATTCTGAAAAAGGAAAAAGCCTGA
- a CDS encoding DUF937 domain-containing protein: MANILDIFRTHSGHRLLERTAEQTGISENEVNRAFLLALPTLLGIHLEQCASGKSHFQEARKEFQGFIDFIETEDLCHQGEKVMNLLLTANQQDKISSFSKVIGISQSAYEKVLKISCGAIFSILTEITENKSLKREDHCELVHSLAGISTKFDREFIMTLIKNEDSPHLIDSAEKIALDREDDEDEQSILGGYTGGR; this comes from the coding sequence ATGGCAAATATTCTTGATATTTTTAGAACTCATAGTGGTCACCGCCTACTGGAAAGGACCGCTGAACAAACAGGAATTTCAGAAAATGAAGTAAACCGTGCCTTTTTACTGGCTCTACCCACCTTGCTTGGTATTCATTTAGAACAATGTGCCAGCGGAAAAAGCCATTTTCAGGAGGCCAGAAAAGAATTTCAGGGTTTTATAGATTTTATTGAAACTGAAGATCTCTGCCATCAGGGTGAAAAGGTGATGAATTTGCTTTTAACGGCCAATCAGCAGGACAAAATAAGCAGCTTTTCGAAGGTGATCGGTATTTCTCAATCTGCTTACGAAAAGGTGCTGAAAATTTCCTGTGGCGCAATTTTCAGCATCCTTACCGAAATTACTGAAAATAAATCGCTGAAACGTGAAGATCATTGCGAACTGGTCCATTCCCTGGCTGGCATCAGTACAAAATTCGATAGGGAATTCATTATGACACTTATAAAAAACGAAGATTCGCCACATTTGATCGATAGTGCAGAAAAGATTGCCCTGGATCGTGAAGATGATGAGGATGAACAAAGTATTTTGGGAGGATATACCGGCGGCCGGTAG
- a CDS encoding acyl-CoA reductase has translation MTIAEHKSHLIVLGKFLGQFGIKESEKAENIPGNERFFNEMDHKIDQAVHYNGWFTRENVIFSLQQWSEALSPENLDKWLNRYDFSNKGGKTVGIVMAGNIPLVGFHDFISVLVSGHKVQVKLSGNDKQLLPLIADFLMQLDNRYEEQIQFTEERLNNFDAVIATGSNNTARYFEYYFRDKPSIIRKNRNSVAVLTGKESKDELARLGDDIFRYYGLGCRNVSKLYVPQDYDFKDFFEAIYEWNPIIHRDKYANNYDYNKAVYLMSEYKILENGFLMLKEDESFGSPIATLFYEFYKDEEELRKNLSENEEKLQCVVKKNPGEKEIGFGKTQKPELWDYADNVDTIEFLLKL, from the coding sequence ATGACAATTGCTGAACATAAATCCCATCTTATCGTACTTGGTAAATTTCTGGGGCAGTTTGGAATAAAAGAATCTGAAAAAGCTGAAAATATTCCCGGAAATGAGCGGTTTTTTAATGAAATGGATCATAAAATAGACCAGGCGGTCCATTATAACGGCTGGTTTACCCGTGAAAATGTGATCTTTTCCCTTCAGCAATGGAGCGAGGCACTTTCTCCTGAAAACCTTGATAAATGGCTTAACCGCTATGATTTCAGCAATAAAGGCGGTAAAACCGTAGGTATTGTAATGGCAGGAAATATTCCCCTGGTGGGATTTCATGATTTTATTAGCGTTCTGGTATCCGGGCATAAAGTTCAGGTAAAACTTTCGGGAAATGACAAACAACTGCTTCCGCTTATAGCTGATTTTTTGATGCAATTAGACAATCGATACGAAGAACAGATCCAGTTCACTGAAGAACGTTTAAATAATTTTGATGCCGTGATCGCGACAGGAAGTAATAATACCGCCCGTTATTTCGAATATTATTTCCGCGACAAACCCAGTATCATTCGTAAGAACCGTAATTCTGTCGCTGTATTGACCGGAAAGGAAAGTAAAGACGAACTCGCTAGGCTCGGCGATGATATTTTTCGGTATTACGGCCTAGGCTGCAGGAATGTATCCAAACTATATGTCCCCCAGGACTATGATTTTAAAGATTTCTTTGAAGCCATTTATGAGTGGAATCCCATTATTCATCGGGATAAATACGCCAATAACTACGATTATAACAAGGCGGTTTACCTAATGAGTGAATATAAGATTTTGGAAAATGGATTTTTGATGCTTAAGGAAGACGAAAGTTTCGGTTCACCTATTGCCACACTTTTTTATGAATTTTATAAAGATGAGGAAGAACTCCGGAAAAATCTTTCAGAAAATGAAGAAAAGCTACAATGTGTGGTGAAAAAAAATCCCGGCGAAAAGGAGATCGGCTTCGGAAAAACTCAGAAACCTGAGCTTTGGGATTATGCCGATAATGTAGATACCATTGAGTTTTTGTTAAAGCTCTGA
- the serC gene encoding 3-phosphoserine/phosphohydroxythreonine transaminase, with protein sequence MKKHNFSAGPCILPQEVFQEASQAILDYNNSGLSILEISHRSPAFVAVMEEARSLALELLGLKDKGYKALFLQGGASTQFLMVAYNLLEKKAAYLNTGTWSSKAIKEAKLFGEVVEVASSKDENFNYIPKSFTIPEDADYFHCTSNNTIFGTQIKKFPSTAKPLICDMSSDIFSRELDFSKFDLIYAGAQKNMGPAGTTLVVLKEEILGKVSREIPSMMDYQVHIGKDSMFNTPAVYAVYVSLLTLRWIKANGGIKAMEERNEQKADLIYNEIDRNPLFKGFARKEDRSPMNATFNLVDEGHKEIFDKMWKDAGVNGLNGHRSVGGYRASMYNAMPVESVQVVVDLMQELENKA encoded by the coding sequence ATGAAAAAACATAATTTCAGTGCAGGCCCCTGTATTCTTCCACAGGAAGTATTTCAGGAAGCCTCACAAGCTATTCTCGATTACAATAATTCAGGTTTATCAATATTAGAAATTTCGCACCGCAGCCCGGCTTTCGTAGCAGTTATGGAAGAGGCCCGGTCTCTGGCGCTGGAGCTTTTGGGTCTAAAAGATAAAGGCTACAAAGCATTGTTTCTTCAAGGTGGCGCCAGCACACAGTTCTTAATGGTAGCGTATAATCTTCTGGAAAAGAAAGCAGCATATCTCAATACCGGAACCTGGTCTTCAAAAGCGATCAAAGAAGCGAAACTATTTGGTGAAGTCGTGGAAGTGGCGTCTTCAAAAGATGAGAATTTCAATTATATTCCAAAGTCATTTACTATTCCCGAAGATGCCGATTATTTTCACTGTACCAGTAATAACACGATTTTCGGTACTCAAATCAAGAAATTCCCATCTACTGCGAAACCACTTATTTGTGATATGAGCAGTGACATTTTCTCAAGGGAACTGGATTTTTCCAAATTTGACCTGATCTATGCGGGAGCACAAAAAAATATGGGCCCGGCAGGAACAACCCTTGTGGTGCTCAAAGAAGAAATTCTGGGCAAAGTGAGCCGGGAAATTCCTTCAATGATGGATTATCAGGTACATATTGGAAAAGACAGTATGTTCAACACGCCTGCCGTTTATGCGGTTTATGTTTCTCTACTGACCTTACGATGGATAAAAGCTAACGGCGGAATTAAAGCCATGGAGGAGAGAAATGAACAAAAAGCCGATCTAATTTACAATGAAATTGATCGAAATCCGCTTTTTAAAGGCTTTGCCAGAAAAGAGGACCGCTCCCCTATGAATGCTACTTTCAACCTGGTGGATGAAGGTCATAAGGAGATCTTTGATAAAATGTGGAAAGATGCAGGAGTAAATGGCCTAAACGGTCACCGAAGTGTTGGCGGTTACCGCGCATCTATGTATAACGCCATGCCTGTTGAAAGCGTTCAGGTGGTTGTTGATTTGATGCAGGAACTCGAAAATAAAGCTTAA
- a CDS encoding vanadium-dependent haloperoxidase — MKIKLLLSSILITLLIFPCSANDTAGIFKKKDPITENEPRGKDNVAHQWAYLTLLGTAHDTDINTPRPTITSRYIGLTFTSMFDAWTRFDDKASPLYLKGVERLPEAERNLKNKEIAISYAAFRTLKEYYPFDTKMFRDKMLELGLDPDDMSLDPTTPVGIGNLAAKTVLERRMHDGSNQFGEVEGSDGTPYSDYTGYMPVNDIDNNIDLKRWQPKYFINEKGEKYNPGCLTPYWQKVEPLLLKKADQFRPGPPPEIGSKELEKEVQEVVDLQANLTPEHKALVEFMRDGPLSAQQAGHWLVFSLDVSTRDQNTLDDDVKMYFYVESVAFDGFIACWDAKMYYDFARPFALVHAYFKDKTIKAWGGPDKGMIKMKGQDWRPYSPASFLCPSFPSYVSGHSTISGGCAEALRLFTGSDKFGAKVKRIPGELTEPNNVSDPVILEFPTFTKAGEMAGISRVMGGYHIQSDNVEGLKLGRNIARYNYQRFLELIGEKPAASKDEMRSE; from the coding sequence ATGAAAATTAAATTACTATTATCTTCTATTTTAATTACTCTTCTAATTTTCCCCTGCAGTGCGAATGATACTGCAGGAATTTTTAAGAAAAAAGATCCGATTACAGAAAATGAACCACGAGGAAAAGACAATGTCGCGCATCAATGGGCCTACCTTACACTTTTGGGAACCGCTCATGATACTGATATAAATACCCCCAGACCTACAATCACTTCAAGATACATCGGACTTACTTTCACTTCAATGTTCGATGCCTGGACGCGGTTTGATGACAAAGCGAGTCCGCTATACCTAAAAGGTGTTGAAAGGCTTCCTGAAGCAGAGAGAAATCTTAAAAATAAAGAGATTGCCATAAGTTACGCGGCCTTCAGAACATTAAAAGAGTATTATCCTTTCGATACAAAAATGTTTCGTGATAAAATGCTGGAATTAGGTCTCGATCCTGATGATATGTCTCTTGATCCCACTACTCCGGTGGGTATAGGAAACCTGGCCGCAAAGACTGTCCTGGAGAGAAGGATGCATGATGGTTCCAATCAATTTGGAGAAGTAGAAGGTTCAGATGGAACTCCTTATTCCGATTATACCGGGTATATGCCGGTAAATGATATTGATAATAATATCGACCTTAAAAGATGGCAGCCTAAATATTTCATCAATGAAAAAGGGGAAAAATACAACCCCGGTTGCCTTACTCCTTACTGGCAAAAGGTTGAACCACTTTTATTAAAAAAAGCCGATCAGTTTCGGCCAGGACCACCACCAGAAATTGGTTCAAAAGAACTTGAAAAGGAAGTACAGGAAGTGGTTGATCTACAGGCAAATTTAACTCCTGAACATAAAGCACTTGTTGAATTTATGAGGGATGGGCCTCTTTCAGCACAACAGGCCGGACACTGGCTGGTATTTTCTTTAGATGTGTCAACCCGCGACCAGAATACGCTGGATGATGATGTGAAAATGTACTTTTATGTCGAATCTGTAGCCTTTGACGGTTTCATAGCCTGCTGGGATGCAAAAATGTATTACGATTTTGCTCGTCCGTTTGCACTGGTACATGCCTATTTTAAAGATAAAACCATTAAAGCCTGGGGTGGCCCGGATAAAGGCATGATAAAAATGAAAGGCCAGGACTGGAGGCCATATTCACCTGCTTCCTTTTTATGCCCATCTTTCCCCAGTTATGTTTCCGGACATAGCACCATAAGTGGTGGCTGTGCTGAAGCTCTAAGACTATTTACGGGAAGCGATAAATTTGGAGCCAAAGTAAAAAGAATCCCCGGTGAACTAACGGAACCCAATAATGTGAGCGATCCTGTTATACTTGAATTCCCGACTTTTACCAAAGCAGGAGAAATGGCCGGAATTTCGAGAGTAATGGGCGGATATCATATTCAATCTGATAATGTGGAAGGATTAAAACTGGGAAGAAATATCGCGCGTTATAATTATCAGAGATTTCTTGAGCTTATTGGCGAGAAACCTGCGGCCTCTAAAGATGAGATGAGAAGCGAATAA
- a CDS encoding LytR/AlgR family response regulator transcription factor — protein MKCLIVDDDPLICDLLEHFCSKIDDIDNVITATSGFEAINLINSSVFDLIFLDFDLPDITGKDILNTIEKNIAVIMVTSNRDFASDSYNYDQVVDFLVKPLNFSRFFQGFKKAQNYLSKNQQQETRLFVKEGNKLVKIRMNEVKYFKSEGNYISIVLDDRKILTLMTLKDLEPKLPEYFQKVHRSYIVNLNKIDFIDSKAIEIGKDHVPVSHSFEKDLLKKIDLLN, from the coding sequence ATGAAATGCCTGATAGTCGATGACGATCCCTTAATTTGTGACTTATTGGAACACTTCTGCAGTAAAATTGATGATATCGATAATGTAATTACCGCTACTTCTGGTTTTGAAGCGATAAACCTGATAAACAGCTCGGTTTTCGATTTGATTTTCCTGGATTTTGACTTACCCGATATTACCGGAAAAGATATCCTGAACACCATCGAAAAGAACATTGCAGTGATCATGGTGACATCTAACAGAGATTTCGCTTCAGATTCTTATAATTATGATCAGGTAGTAGATTTTCTGGTCAAACCACTAAATTTTTCAAGGTTCTTTCAGGGTTTTAAAAAAGCTCAGAATTATCTTTCCAAAAATCAGCAGCAGGAAACCAGGCTTTTTGTGAAAGAAGGAAATAAGCTGGTGAAAATCAGGATGAATGAGGTGAAATATTTTAAATCTGAAGGAAATTATATTTCCATTGTTCTAGACGACAGGAAAATTTTAACCTTAATGACCCTGAAAGATCTGGAACCGAAGCTTCCGGAATATTTTCAGAAGGTACATCGCTCCTATATTGTCAATTTAAATAAAATCGATTTTATAGACAGCAAAGCCATAGAGATCGGGAAAGATCATGTGCCGGTAAGTCACAGCTTCGAAAAAGACCTTCTTAAAAAGATCGATCTCTTAAATTAA
- a CDS encoding serine hydrolase domain-containing protein, with product MKTQLLAFTFLFTSLFLFAQNVQNLESAKPESVGMSSERLEKIGNMLQSSVDEGKIPGAVALIAKDGKIVLYKAFGSANANGKKLEKDAIFRIASQTKAITATAVMMLWEEGKFQLDDPISKYIPEFKNPQLLESFNEADSSFTTKPAGEEITIRNLLTHTSGIGYGMIDPDERYRKIFAKAGIVDAFTTRPVKLKENEKKLAKLPLHFKPGEKWYYSEGLDVLGYFIEVISGKSFDQFLRERIFEPLNMNDTYFYLPESKADRLVAVQEKQDGKWKNFGATPYYDPEYPKKGARTFFSGGAGLSSTALDYAKFLQMYLNNGTYNGHRLLSPLTVKMILTNQTADLFGGPENYYGLAFGLVSEKGKAKGGLGSEGTFDWGGYFNTQYFADPVTDVIGILMKQTQGPVDDQTGWKFRQMVFSSITEE from the coding sequence ATGAAAACTCAGTTACTAGCCTTTACTTTTCTTTTTACTTCTTTATTTCTTTTTGCTCAGAACGTTCAAAATCTAGAATCCGCAAAGCCAGAATCTGTAGGAATGTCTTCTGAAAGGCTCGAAAAGATCGGAAATATGCTTCAGTCGAGTGTGGATGAAGGGAAAATTCCGGGTGCAGTCGCCCTGATCGCGAAAGATGGAAAAATAGTTTTATACAAAGCCTTCGGTTCGGCAAACGCGAATGGGAAAAAACTTGAAAAAGATGCAATTTTCCGGATCGCCTCCCAAACCAAGGCGATTACCGCCACCGCTGTCATGATGTTATGGGAAGAAGGTAAATTTCAGCTGGACGATCCTATTTCAAAATATATCCCCGAATTTAAAAATCCGCAGTTACTTGAAAGTTTTAATGAAGCCGACTCCAGTTTTACCACGAAACCTGCAGGCGAGGAGATCACCATTAGAAATTTGCTTACTCATACCTCGGGAATTGGTTATGGCATGATAGATCCTGATGAGCGTTATCGGAAAATTTTCGCCAAGGCCGGAATTGTTGATGCTTTTACGACCAGGCCTGTTAAATTAAAGGAAAATGAAAAAAAGCTGGCAAAGCTTCCGCTTCATTTTAAACCTGGAGAAAAATGGTATTATTCTGAAGGTCTTGATGTGCTGGGGTATTTTATTGAAGTGATCTCAGGAAAGTCTTTTGACCAGTTTCTGCGGGAAAGGATTTTCGAACCTCTAAACATGAATGACACCTATTTTTATTTGCCGGAATCGAAGGCCGATCGACTGGTAGCGGTTCAGGAAAAGCAAGACGGAAAGTGGAAAAATTTTGGCGCTACTCCTTATTATGATCCTGAATATCCTAAAAAAGGAGCCAGAACTTTCTTTTCAGGAGGTGCAGGTTTATCGAGTACCGCTCTTGATTATGCGAAATTTCTTCAAATGTATCTGAATAATGGTACTTACAACGGTCATCGTTTACTAAGCCCGTTGACCGTAAAAATGATCCTGACCAATCAAACTGCAGATCTTTTTGGAGGTCCTGAAAATTATTACGGACTTGCTTTCGGGCTGGTTAGTGAAAAGGGTAAAGCTAAAGGGGGCCTGGGAAGTGAAGGTACTTTTGACTGGGGTGGTTATTTTAATACCCAGTATTTTGCCGATCCGGTTACCGATGTGATAGGGATTTTAATGAAACAAACTCAGGGGCCTGTTGATGATCAGACGGGTTGGAAATTCAGGCAAATGGTCTTCAGCAGTATTACTGAGGAATAA
- a CDS encoding doxx family protein, which yields MGIKFQKKNLLLISVGVVYLWFGVLKFFPHLSPAEALAKNTIEELTMGIIPLNIAIILLAIWETAIGIMLILTIYRRFAISIALLHMVLTFTPFIFFSDEIFTNGAFIPSLVGQYIIKNIIIISVLVSSYSDSKTPEVSPSSFAYKSLEPETEI from the coding sequence ATGGGAATTAAATTTCAAAAAAAGAACCTTTTGCTAATATCAGTTGGGGTAGTTTATCTCTGGTTCGGGGTATTAAAATTCTTTCCTCATCTAAGTCCTGCAGAGGCCCTGGCCAAGAATACAATTGAAGAACTAACCATGGGAATAATCCCGCTTAATATTGCAATTATTTTGCTGGCCATTTGGGAAACTGCTATCGGAATCATGCTTATCCTGACTATTTACAGGCGTTTTGCAATAAGTATAGCTCTTTTGCACATGGTGCTCACTTTTACTCCGTTTATATTCTTTTCTGATGAAATATTTACCAATGGAGCTTTTATTCCTTCCCTGGTGGGACAGTACATCATAAAGAATATTATAATAATAAGTGTTCTGGTAAGCTCTTATTCAGATTCAAAAACTCCAGAAGTCTCCCCTTCTTCTTTCGCTTATAAAAGTTTAGAACCTGAAACGGAAATTTGA